The DNA window TCTTCTGGCCCTCAGGAGCCTCCTCCAGCTCCACACCCTCACAGAAAGACGGCAGATTGAATACTTCAGGGGCTTTCACCTCAGTGACCACTTCGGAATTGCTGTGAGAAGAAGAGAAAAATAGCATGAGCTTTTTGGGCATGCAAGTGTAGCGGACATGAGTCAGGCTCATTGTCTCGTGATATAGTAGCCATGCCTGCAACTTCAAAATCAGTGTCATCTTCGGCCCAATAGGACATTTTCTCTAGGTCTACGTCAAGACGTTGGTTTCTTCCGTGGGAGACCATACAGAACTAAATCTCAAACATTTCTCAAAGGCATCTAGTACTATGATATACCAAAGTATAGGCAGATAGTAGCAGCTATTATCCATTGCACAAGAAGGTTTCAGTGACCCTACAGCTGCATTAAACAAATTAAAAGTATGCCTCTCACCTGAAGAGGAGTGTCATGGAATCAGTTGAGTAGAAAGTGCTGAGTGGTAGACATTCTCCCACAGTAGTAGACAAAAAATACTGGCCTGGAgatcaggcagacagacagatgcttTGATACATCCTAATAGCTTCACTATATAAACCCATGTTTACACCATTGCCATCCAACATTATACTTCATTAATAAAAATCACATTGACAGGTTGACTCCTAATGCGTATCATACTCACCCTTAGTCTCTGGCACGGATCCCGTCCATATGTTCACTTTGATGTTCTCCTCCTGAACAGTGTCACTCCCCAAAAACAGCTCAACCTGATGGGCTGCACCAGCGGGGAGTTCCAGAGCGTGAGCATGAGAGTGCAGAGACATCTTCTTACAGGACTGGTTCTTCATGTCAATGTCATAGAAGACCCCCTGAGAGAGACGGATGAGAAGGAGTAAGCATCGGTTATGATGATGCTGTGTCATTACCATAGTAACAAGTGGGTTATGCAACTGTTATGTAGGCCATGTGATGTTATAAAGCAGCTATTCTGAATTACAATTGGGTTGGAATCTTGCCTTATATGTTTCTGTCAGTTGTCAGTGTTACCTCTTCAAATAGCATCAGGTAGTCCTCCAGATGTTCAGTCTTGTTGAGGTGCATCTCACTTTCAGTGAAACGTATCTTCTTGTCCGTCGAGTCATAGCTGTAATGTCCAGTTGCCTTGATTTCACCTCCTGTAAGGGCCAGCTGTTTAATCAAGAGAGAGATAACAATATATAGAGATATTAATATGACCCAATTCTGTACCTGCAACAACTAAGCCAACTGTGCCAATATAGTTGTTTTTAGGAGAAAACATCAGTGGATAAAAACAGGGTTGCCTGAACTGAGAGTCTGGTTTGGTTTAGAAATAATGCAATATCAGTGTCCTAGCATTATTGATAATGGTTAATGGACAAGAGGGCTACTCACCACAGTCAGGACCCCAGTCATATTAGGTGATGCTAAAAGACAAAGTCGTCAGTTAGACAGATTTTCAAACTCAGAGATCATGTGTAGACATATAGGTATACTTTAAGTTAGAAGAGACTGTTGATTTGATAAACCTTGACAATATTACCAAAATAGTCATACAAGTAACAGCAGTTTTCCACACAGTGCACAGAAAACATGAGCCTCAACAAGATATAAAGCAGATGATCCTTACTGCAGTGCTGTGGGCCGTGGGACTCTGCCAGGGTGGTGGCACCCAGACACAGCCAGATGGAGAGGGCAGCGACGGCAAAGGCCTGCATCTTCTCGTGGAGGGAGACTGAGGTTAACACTCAAACTGCACAACTCAGAAAGGATGATCACGACTCCAAGTGGTTCCAGGTACTGTGACAGGATGGATGGACCCACTGGTCCTTTTTATCGGGTCCAACCACAGGATTAAACAGAACACCTCCATGGGTCCAACCCCCATAGTGTCTGTCTCAATGGAAGGATGTTGTGGAAAGAGACGGGGGTGGTTTAAACTGGCTGACCCTTCCACCTGGACCCTGACAAACAACATCTGCATAAACAAGGACTTAAGGACAAGCCACATGGAGTCACTGTGGAGCAATGGTCTGCTTTTTCATTGTGTCTCCTGTTATGTCCTTGTGTATCCACTGTCCTGTCAGCATTTTGTGCTATAGAACCTTGCTATGATTCCTTGGGTACAGTCAACCCAGTTAGTTTGTAAGCCATGAGCCAATATTCAACTCCTAATGAAAGCCATGTTCAACAAAGACCAATTTATAATAATGCTTACTGCTCGCTCTTAAATGTATTTTGATGTCCTTTCAACAATAAATTGTGTGGTATCATAAAATATAGTGCACTTTTCAAAATagaactgtgtaactgtgtaaaATACATGCCCTTTGTTCTTCTAAAACCGTACCAATGTGATGTTTATTGATAACAACCTCTTCATGCCCTTATATTAATAGTGCTTACTGTGCAGTTTCTGTCTCTATGGCTGTGAAAGATCCAGCCGCCCTCTGAAGAACTTAGGGGGGCGTCCATTCCAAACACAAATGAGGTCGGCCCTCTGTCGTCCTGCTGTCTGTCCTCTGTTTCCCTTCAGCAAACAATATTAAACAATATAAGACAAGAtatttgtttttcctttgagagGATGAGTATGGTCACATCTCTGAAGGGGTTACGTTTGACTAAATCTTCAACTTAAAAGGATTTGCTGAAAAAGTGGGTAAAATGGTGAGATTTAATTTTTACGTACAGCACATTTCACTGCTCCACAGCTCAGATAACACAGTGTCTGTGTAATCAATGATCTGACATGACTCTGGATTCAATTCTGGATACATTGTAATAGATGGAATCCAAATACTGTTATAGTTAGTAGTACGTGTACATGTACAACGTTTATACAGGATAAATATCAGACAGTACCGCCAATCAAAACTTCAGTCGCCCCTGGCATATAGAGAGAACGGATCATGTCCAAATAATAAGCTCTCTCGGACAAGAAGAGTTTATCTTAGTGCATCTAGGCTCGGGCCAACTGACAGAAACTCCACCAATCAATCCACAATGATTTGTACTAAACGTTTTCCCAATACATTTCTCACTGTTACAAAGCCCCCGGAGAGGGATCAAAATTAGTATCCAAATGAATGTTGACAGTTTATGCTTGTTATGGTCTTTAGGGCTTCTCTATTCCGAATAATATGGCAGAGTATCAATGTACAGTGGGAGATTGAGATTGTAGAAAACCCTTACAATTGGCTATGAGTACTTCTCAGAAgcctctctcaaactctctctctagcctttAGAGATTAACTTTGGGACTTCTTGTAGCTGAGGTAGGCTTCcaaaccctgacctcagcctAAAGTTCAAATGTCATCGCTAACTAGAGTCAAAAAGAATGCCTCAGCCCTGCTTGCTTGGTAGTCTCCCCAAGCGCTGTGTGGTACACTACACAAGGCAGACTTCCTCTCTGGGTGGAATGCAACGAAAAGAGTCCGCAGCCCTTAAAATCAGACTCCACCCACGAACACATGTAGATCAATACACGTAAACCGTGACAGTCACGGGATCTAAACCGGCACCTCTTCCGGAGACCACCACATGGTGGCGCTCTTTTTCAGAGCTTCAATGAAATGGATTGCTGTGATCAAGTACTGTCCGCACACTGcaatagagcagagcagagcaaaagTTTCAGTGTTCCAGGGTATCGTGAATTCTCTCTTGATTGCTCAAATTTGGAAGGAAAGGTAATGAAAATTTTAAAAAAGGTATTGAAACTAAAAAGTGACCAAGAGAGGGGGAatctgtcagtgttcctcctAACTGTGAGAGCAGAGGGGGGAGTCACGAGAGTGAGGGAAGCCCTTCTGGAGAGTCATGATTTGAAAGgggtagtatgtacagtatgtgatgcATATAGAGCTTCTCCCCCacatcacacacaaacataccaACATAATCCCGAGACCACATCCCTGTTAGAGTTCTCTGCTCACGAAAAGAGGAAGTAGGTACTGTATCTGTCCATCAGGACTGTTGTCCAGACCACTGACCTGTAGTTCACTGCCCACTTCCTCTCTCCAGGTCTGAACCTGAACTGTGTGCATGAGCCAGTTGGGCATAAACAGTAactacacagatacacactcagATAGTGCCAAGGCTGTGTACAAACCTACTTGGCTGATTTTGACTGAACCCTAAGTCGATTAAGCAGCTTCTGTTTATTTTCCTATTCCAAAATCTCAATAGTAAATGTATATTTCTCATTTGATTATGGTGATTTATGACCATGGGCCTTAGGGTAATGGCAGAGTGCCATTTCATCTCTACAATGGCTCTAAATAACAGAAAGTGGGATGGATAGTCATGATGGTCATGATGGTGGTGGTAATTATGGTAAAAATAGTGACGATGTAGTTCTCTGAGACATTCCCAGGGCTGCCCCCCCGGGGggaaacagtccccccccccccccccccccccccccgggaaaCAGAAACTCCTCTCTCTGCTATTTCTGTCATGGTGAAATAATGGTGAATATGCCATCCAGTAACCACCTGCCACTCAACTGTGATGAAACGGCATGCTTCCGCAATCAAGAAAATTACTAAGCTCTTTCTCTCATCATCACTtgccctctgcccccccccctctctctaaacaCCGCCCCCAAAAAATAACTTTTCAGTCATTCACAATTTGAAAAATTAAAACTAGTGAAAGTCATTATCCAAATGCTCTGAATATACACGACAtggctaaaagtatgtggacacctacttgttgaacatctcattccaaaatcatgggcattaatatggacttggtcctccctttgctgctataacagcctcctctctctggtaaagctttccactagatgttggaacattgctgcgtggacttgcttccattcagccacaagagcattagcgaggtcaggcactgatgttgggccatTAGGTCTGACTCGCAGTCAAACCGTCAGATTGCCGGATGACGAAACTAGATtaaatcactccagagaaagtgtttccactgctccggagtccaatggcagcgagctttacaccacaccagctgacgcttggcatttcaTGAAGCTACGAACAGTGTTGCAACCAAGAACAGACCATTTTAAcgcgctatgcgcttcagcactcggcggtcccgttctgtgagcttgtgtgacctattactttgcggctgagccattgctgctcctagacatttccacttcacaatagcagcacttacagttgcaggggcagctctagcagggcagaaatttgccgaactgacttgttggaaaggtggcatcctatgacgatgccacattgaaagtcactgaaatagccgaatccactcattgtaattctctctctcattctctctctctctctctctctctctctctcgttggaTGTCACTGTTGCTAATGTCTTCCTTTGAATTCTTTGATCGTGACAAAGTCTTGTGAAAATCTGATATCTCTATTTAGAATTTGGTAACATTGAAGTTtgtgattaaattgagatttctATTCGATCTaatgttgttatttgtggttgaatGGTTGAATTTAGTTGGTGCTTTTGCTAGTCTGAAGGGTCACTCTCTGGTTACGGGGTTTGCAGAAATAAGCCTTGTAATTCTAATATTCTGGATCACAGTGTGTTAGGTGAGTCCAGAAATGTGTGTCTCTTTTCTCAATTTGGAATGCCAGGGGGAATCTCCCAAGATCTGCCCTACAGGCTAGGTTTGGGGCATTTCTGGGCACACCTAGAATATTTTGACAAAATTCCAGGTGTAAAACTTTGGTGGGGCATTTATCCCATGAGGTATATTTTAAATTGTAAAGGGGGGCCCACATTTCTCTGCCATATAGAATAATTGGAGTTATGACAAATAATACATCAAATAATTTAACCCAAATTCTAATTGGTGGGTTAAATTTATATAGGGTCTTTCTAATTGCAAAATATGCTGGGAGTGCTTTATCTGTTAGAGACTTTATGGCCATGTCAAACTGGCCAGATGATCTTCTAGTCAGACCAAGGTAAGCATAGTTGGTGGTGTTTCAGGGTTGAATGAGATCTGGACTTTTTCTGAAAGACCATTGCTTTGCAGTCTTTCCTgttaattctttctttctctctctctatcgagagagaagagagacaactATTACTCAGTCAGACTGTGTATGACACACAGAGGTGACGCAATGCAATCTCAAGATGGCACTAACCTCTAGAAACCACTCATTTCGAGAGGGGTTGATTGTAATCTGTTCTCTTCTACCATTCCTGGCTggcaaagtaccaggatgttgtctCTGGTTTCGAATCTGAATTTCGAGAACTGGATTTGAAAACATAATCTTAATGCATCTGAGGACTTGAATATATGAAACTTTTGTAAACTTCAAATGATACATTGTAAACTTGATACACAGACAATGAATACAATGTCTTCCATATTGAAACTGAATATGTACATATTTAATTTCAATATTAAATATAAATGTCAAACTAAATGCAATATTCATTCAAATCATGATATGCAAGTTCAATTTATGAATCCAATGATTCAATTTGTGCAAATCAATGTTTAGAAATCATAAAAATTCTGCTTTCTACACATTGATTTGACTATGCCAGGCAGACTTCGATATGACTTGTGCAGTAGGCTAGAGTACACTGCTGTTACTTGCCAGGTGTACCATTTGATTAACTGTGCTGTCAGTCTCAAAGTAGTGACTTACTGTATCCTGCATGAGAACAGTGCTTTCACAATTACTTACTTTCAAAACGACTAATAATTGCATTTAGAGTTTTTCTGCTTTGCATGTATGGGAAATGCTTTTCATACTGTACATCCACCTAGGTGGGTTGTGCAGTATACATCAAAGTGTTATTGAATAGAAGTCACttttaaaaaaaagagagaaccTGAAGGAATACAAATTAATATGGAAAGTGTGTAGTATCTCAGCTTGtacaacacacccactcattTAACAATGTCACAAGGATAGTGTCGTTTTGATTTTACAGTTGAGACACTGGGGTGCTTCCCCATAGAGCACCCCACAACAACACAAAGTGTCGTCGATGAGAGTAGAGAAAAGAAACAACCAAAAAGATTGTGCAAAGGGATTTTCATTTCCGGGACTATTTTAGGCAGTGGTTAGTTCTCTATTTCTGGAACAAAATACTGTAATTGAGATAATAATGTTGTTTCATAATCTTCTTCTATAGCATCCAcataaattacacacacacacacacacacacacacacacacacacacacacacacacacacacacacacacacacacacacacacacacacacacacacacacactattataaAGGGGTGTGTAAGTATGAAGGGATTTGTAAATAAACTGTTAACTATTCATTTTGAGTTTATACTACGATAGAAACCCGTTAGAAAATAATTTCACACGCTATAAATGTAAAGTATAAAGGAGTGATTATAGATTTTTGAATCCCAGTAACTGATgaagggcaggtagcctagctgttagGAACGTTGGACCAGTAAGCAAAacgtcgctggttcaaatccccgagcggactaggtgaaaaatctctTCACGTGTCCTTGAGTCGCTCTGGATAGGAGCATCTGTTGAATTACTAAAATGTTAAATGTCTAATAAACATTTAGTTTCATTACTGAACTCAGCAGAATATCATATATAATGACTAATTTGGCTAGATTGCACTTACACTGTAAAAAGTTACAGAACAGTTTGAGTTTGATAAAAATATGATAACGTTGAGTAAACCTACAACAATGAACAATCATCATATTAGGCCCTATTTACCTCAAAATGATAGCGAAAAATGAAAAATGTAATTATGTATTAACTAACACTTAGGCAATTGGGCAGGTTTTGTGAATCATTTGCTGAAACCGCTACTCGAGCTGCTgagaaaaactccagaccacAACAGAAACTGAAGACATACATAAATATCAAAGGATGCAGCTAGGATGTGTCAATCACAGATTGCTATCTCTACAAGGTAAGTctactctgtctctgtccttctcacTCTAGCTAGTGTTGAGCAGTACAGATGTTCCATAGCTGGACCGCCGGTGGTAAACTCCTTTATCTCTATAGGGCTGGTTTAGATACTAAGAAGTCTGTGTTAGTGTGATGAGATAAAGATACTAGCTGCTCTAGTCAATCTGTATAGTTGAAGCATGACAGATTATGCAATAGAAATGTAAAAGCAATTTCCAATTGAGCCGAAATATGCAgcttttaccgtgaatgcagtctgcTAACGCGGGAACATTGCATTTCAATCACACTGAAACTTCAGCGACATGGATTAAATAGAGCCCCGGTTAGAAAGCAATGAAGTTTTCGATTGAAGGCTAGTGCTAAATTGTCATGGATCTAACATTTGTATTGTGGTTGTTAAGTAATACATATAAGAGAGTTACCACAAGTTACCAACATATATTGAGAATTGATTCAGATAAGGCTGGCTATATTTGTTCTGCATGCCGACTTTCATTCATTGACAAATGTTGACATGATTTTGCAATTTAGCAATCACTCATCCTGTCCCTGTCTCTTCCAGATGTCTGTTTGGTGGCAGGTTCTGTTTCTCCAGTTTTTCCTTACCCTGAGCTGTGTGTACCCATGTTGTGCATCCCCTCCAGGCCTACTCAAGTCCTACTCATACTCCCTCAAATCCATCAGATGCACCCACACTCGGGTACAGCAGCTGCTCAGGAGATATGTGAGTTGACTCCTCTGCTAGCCTCTATTACTGGTGGCTAGTCTGCTAGAGCTTCTATGTGCCCAGAGACAACAGCTATCCTCCCATGCTACAGGCTGTTATCATAATGTACCTTCATTTGTCTTGCCAGAAGGAGGAGCAGTTGGATAACAAGCAGTTTGAGGACAGAAGTCTGGAGTGGCAGACCCTACCCTCCCTCTCCACAGACTTCTACCACTGGCTTCAGATGAAGGTTTGTGTGTGACCTGTACCACTTGTTAACCTGCTGTGGTTTAATGCTATAAAAAGTTACTATAGAATAGGAGATTGTGATATTGTGAATAATGTTATGATCTGGCCTGTACAGGACTGGGAGCGTCTGAGTGCTGCCTCTCGAGACCTGCACACCTTCTGGGCTCACCTGGACATGAAgagaagggagatagagagggaggaggttggACAGGGGGCAGCCCACAGGATGGGGAGCAGGGGCAAGCCAAAACCCAGCATACCTGAGAGAATACAGCACATTCTGACAGACCTGCGGGATCTCATGACAAAAGTCAACTTTCAGGTACAGACAACGTGCGCCATATACATGAACAAAGTGTATACTTATTCTCTCTGCGCACTATATTAGGTGTTCATGTAGCTACCCACTATGGCTACTCAgtagctactgtatatacactgtggAGAAATGTTATGAGCTCAGTCGGATAAACCTCTCTGTGGTCTTTACAGTTGAGATGTGTGAACAGCTCCAATGTAAGCCCCACCTCTCCCCCTGCCCTGACCCGTGCAGTGAGCACTCCCTCCAGCCACCAGGCCCCATCAAAGTCCCTGTGGACCAGCCGCCTGGAGGGCTACGTCATCCTCAGGGACCTGGAGCGCTACCTCACCAAGCTGGCCAGAGACTTCATCCTCCTGAAGACCAAACACAGAGGTCCTCCAGGTACCTAGCCCAGGGGCAGATAGACATGGTATGCATGGATTCATATTCATAATGCAAACTAGTACTGCACAAGCCTGTGACGGGTTGTGGTTAGAGTGGCTTTTAACTTATTTTGTGGACTAGGGACAATGTTGGATGTGAGAATTTACAAATTGTAGTATTATGAATTATAACACAACAGTATTTTATGTAGTCAATGCACACAGTTTATTTCAGAAGTAACAAGGCAGCTAATAACACCAATAATAATGATATTAGTATTATTCATTATGATGATAATAATCAGCGTTATTATAAGTTGATAATAATGATAGATTTCATTCAGTATTACTATGACAGAAATACAGTACTGTGACTCAATATTGCCAAGTGATGTCAATACCTGCTGTTGTTATTTCAACTGCATTAATGATAGGGTTCAATTAATcgataaggcccgagggggtgtggtatatggccctATATACCAAggataagggctgttcttaggcatgaTGCATCCCAGAGTGCCTGGATACTgaccttagctgtggtatattgcccatataccacaaaccccagaggtgccttattgctattataaactggttaccaacgtaattataACAGAAAACAAGTAGTTTTgcgtcatacccatggtatattgtctgatatacTACGGCTTTTccgccaatcagcatccaggagccAAACTACCTGGTTTATAATTTCTAGTATTCCCTAAGATCATGATTTCTCATTGTTGTGAGATGCTCGGTTGACTTTGTTAGACTGAAACCAAGTTTTCGCatagtgttactgtatgtcttaCTCTACTCTGGGTTTCTCCCGGAGTTTccttcttttctttctctctctcgctcgctgacTCTAACAGCTGAGAGCTGGAAGAGTGTTGAGAAACACTACCCAACATCCCCTTTCTCAACAGTCCTCACTTCACTGTACTTTCCAAAGATGCCTTTTTGcctatttatttacttatttattacttatttatttgtaaaacggtgtttatttttgttattatggaaatctaaatatattttttttacatacaagAGCAAATATATTGTAAAGGACTACAAAATAAAGATGAAGCATAAGATtgaaaatgtgttgtttcatTTAATACGAGTTTTGTTAATAAACAACAAAGTATTATGAATTCCGGCAAAACCTCTGAATCCATTTATATATGATAATATGTCATTTTAAATCAATAACTATCTAAATTAAGATTTATAAGTTCAATTGTGCTAACGGAGAAAATAATGATCTTGTAGTAGGCAGTGTATGGCTGTGGTCTCACATTTAATGGAGAAAAATAACTTCTGTGTGGCTATAATCTGATTGGCTAAAGCAGGAAATCATCCTGTGGAATGATTGGTTCTCTGTGGATTACAGCGAGGTCGTCATCTTGGGTTGAGTTGAGGGGCCGTCTGCAAAACAAGTCAATTCACACGAGGCCATTGTTAGTCCCTAATGTGGATTATTGGTCAAAACTTCCAGTGAGAATATAGAGATGAAAGAGGTCTTTAATACTCTACTGCTTTCCATTTGACAATCCCAGCTCACCTCGTCCTCCATCTAGAagtcctcaccctccctc is part of the Oncorhynchus clarkii lewisi isolate Uvic-CL-2024 chromosome 10, UVic_Ocla_1.0, whole genome shotgun sequence genome and encodes:
- the LOC139418366 gene encoding interleukin-27 subunit alpha-like is translated as MILQFSNHSSCPCLFQMSVWWQVLFLQFFLTLSCVYPCCASPPGLLKSYSYSLKSIRCTHTRVQQLLRRYKEEQLDNKQFEDRSLEWQTLPSLSTDFYHWLQMKDWERLSAASRDLHTFWAHLDMKRREIEREEVGQGAAHRMGSRGKPKPSIPERIQHILTDLRDLMTKVNFQLRCVNSSNVSPTSPPALTRAVSTPSSHQAPSKSLWTSRLEGYVILRDLERYLTKLARDFILLKTKHRGPPGT
- the LOC139418367 gene encoding ependymin; translation: MQAFAVAALSIWLCLGATTLAESHGPQHCTSPNMTGVLTVLALTGGEIKATGHYSYDSTDKKIRFTESEMHLNKTEHLEDYLMLFEEGVFYDIDMKNQSCKKMSLHSHAHALELPAGAAHQVELFLGSDTVQEENIKVNIWTGSVPETKGQYFLSTTVGECLPLSTFYSTDSMTLLFSNSEVVTEVKAPEVFNLPSFCEGVELEEAPEGQKNDFFSLFNSV